Proteins encoded together in one Telopea speciosissima isolate NSW1024214 ecotype Mountain lineage chromosome 6, Tspe_v1, whole genome shotgun sequence window:
- the LOC122665444 gene encoding uncharacterized protein LOC122665444, protein MAPYKALYGRKCHTPLYYDEIGEWRMIGPEIVQITYEKVDTIREKIRAAQSRQKSYADNRRKDIEFAVGVKVFVQISTTKGITRFSKKGKLSPRYIGPYEILTRVGPVAYQLALLPSLEGVHNVFHVSMLKKYITNPTHVLSAEPEHLNLSMTYVEQPEEILDRKEHKLCNHIVTYVKGYEKAMYVCREILWVVGYD, encoded by the exons ATGGCACCTTATAAAGCACTGTACGGAAGGAAATGCCACACTCCTCTCTACTATGATGAAATTGGAGAGTGGCGCATGATAGGCCCGGAGATAGTTCAGATCACCTATGAGAAAGTGGATACGATTAGGGAAAAGATCAGGGCAGctcaatcaaggcagaagagcTATGCAGACAAtagaaggaaagatattgagtttgcAGTTGGTGTAAAGGTGTTCGTTCAGATCTCAACAACCAAGGGCATCACACGTTTCAgcaagaaagggaagttgaGCCCAAGGTATATTGGTCCATACGAGATCCTAACGAGAGTTGGACCAGTAGCATACCAGTTAGCTCTACTCCCGTCATTGGAAGGTGTCCATAATgtgtttcatgtgtcaatgctaaagAAATACATAACCAATCCGACGCATGTACTCTCGGCGGAGCCGGAACACCTTAACCTTAGCATGACTTATGTGGAACAACCTGAAGAGATTCTTGATCGGAAAGAACATAAGCTCTGCAATCATATTGTTACTTACGTCAAG GGCTATGAAAAGGCCATGTATGTATGTAGAGAAATACTGTGGGTTGTGGGCTACGACTGA